A region from the Wansuia hejianensis genome encodes:
- a CDS encoding AAA family ATPase has protein sequence MRPELQFLRDQQVNEHLIQEVERYSESYPVAEEVWGRVVKPSIPFYGREVLEMAVSGLLQGENLLLTGAKATGKNVLAENLAYIFGRPTYNVSFHVNTSSAELIGTDTFRNNEVELRKGSIYQCAQYGGFGILDEINMAKNDAVSVLHATLDYRRSIDVPGYDKIDLHPAARFIGTMNYGYAGTKELNEALVSRFLVIDMPAQSEETLTYIMGEMFPDMKEKAKEQWIGLFLDLQLKAENAEISTKSLDLRGLIAAARTVRQGLKPALAVQMGIINKCFDIFEKEIVRDVVMTRIPEEWTKGDVFTE, from the coding sequence ATGAGACCAGAATTACAGTTTTTGAGAGACCAGCAGGTGAATGAACACCTGATTCAGGAAGTGGAGCGTTATTCGGAGTCCTATCCGGTGGCGGAAGAGGTTTGGGGCAGGGTGGTTAAGCCGTCCATCCCGTTTTATGGAAGAGAGGTGCTGGAGATGGCCGTCTCAGGCCTGCTGCAGGGGGAGAATCTTTTGCTGACAGGCGCCAAGGCGACAGGCAAGAATGTTTTGGCGGAGAATCTGGCGTATATATTCGGAAGGCCCACATATAATGTATCTTTTCATGTGAACACCAGCAGCGCGGAGCTGATCGGGACGGACACTTTCCGGAATAACGAGGTAGAGCTGCGCAAGGGAAGCATTTACCAGTGCGCCCAGTACGGCGGCTTCGGGATACTGGATGAGATCAACATGGCAAAAAACGACGCGGTTTCCGTTCTCCATGCGACTCTGGACTACAGGAGAAGCATCGACGTGCCTGGGTATGATAAAATCGACCTTCATCCGGCGGCGCGCTTTATCGGGACCATGAATTATGGATATGCGGGCACCAAGGAGCTGAATGAAGCGCTTGTTTCCCGATTCCTGGTCATCGACATGCCTGCCCAGTCAGAGGAAACTCTGACTTATATCATGGGCGAGATGTTTCCGGATATGAAGGAAAAGGCGAAGGAACAGTGGATCGGGCTGTTTCTGGACCTGCAGCTGAAGGCTGAAAATGCGGAGATTTCCACGAAGTCTCTGGATCTGCGGGGGCTGATCGCGGCGGCCCGCACGGTCCGCCAGGGCTTAAAGCCGGCCCTGGCCGTGCAGATGGGTATTATAAATAAATGTTTTGATATCTTTGAAAAAGAAATCGTCCGGGATGTGGTGATGACCCGGATTCCTGAGGAGTGGACAAAGGGTGACGTTTTCACGGAATAG